One stretch of Brevibacillus laterosporus DNA includes these proteins:
- the map gene encoding type I methionyl aminopeptidase, protein MINIKSRAELEIMREAGRIVALTHQQLANIIKPGVTTKELDELAETFIRSHNAIPSFKGYGGFTGSICASVNEELVHGIPGKRTLQEGDIISIDIGAKFQGYHGDSAWTYAVGNISLEDQRLMQVTEESLYKGLAKAIPDGRLSDISHEIQLHAEAAGYSIVREYVGHGIGQSLHEDPQIPNYGSPNRGPRLKPGMVLAIEPMVNAGERYVRTLEDNWTVVTVDGKKCTHYEHTIAITEDGYEILTRP, encoded by the coding sequence ATGATTAATATAAAGTCAAGAGCTGAACTTGAAATTATGAGGGAAGCTGGCCGAATTGTCGCTTTAACTCATCAACAACTGGCAAACATCATAAAGCCGGGTGTTACTACAAAAGAACTTGATGAGCTGGCCGAAACTTTTATTCGCAGTCATAATGCGATTCCGTCGTTTAAGGGTTACGGTGGGTTTACAGGCAGTATCTGTGCCTCAGTCAATGAGGAACTCGTACATGGAATTCCAGGAAAACGGACATTGCAAGAAGGGGATATCATCAGCATAGATATAGGTGCTAAGTTCCAAGGTTATCATGGTGACTCAGCCTGGACCTATGCTGTTGGTAATATCTCTTTGGAGGATCAGCGCCTGATGCAAGTCACAGAAGAGTCCTTATATAAAGGTCTTGCGAAAGCAATTCCTGACGGACGCCTTTCTGATATCTCTCATGAGATTCAACTACATGCGGAAGCTGCTGGTTATTCAATTGTCCGCGAGTACGTGGGACATGGAATCGGTCAAAGTTTGCATGAAGATCCACAAATTCCTAATTATGGTTCTCCCAACAGAGGGCCAAGATTAAAGCCAGGAATGGTTTTAGCAATCGAGCCGATGGTGAATGCTGGCGAACGTTATGTCCGCACATTGGAGGACAATTGGACGGTCGTAACAGTGGATGGGAAAAAGTGCACGCACTATGAACACACCATCGCGATTACGGAAGATGGCTATGAGATCTTGACTAGACCCTAA
- a CDS encoding translation initiation factor IF-1, translated as MAKDDVIEVEGTVIEPLPNAMFRVELENGHKVLAHVSGKIRMHFIRILPGDKVTVELSPYDLTRGRITYRYK; from the coding sequence ATGGCCAAAGACGACGTAATTGAAGTAGAAGGTACCGTCATCGAACCATTGCCAAACGCAATGTTCCGTGTTGAATTGGAAAATGGACATAAAGTATTGGCACATGTATCTGGAAAAATTCGAATGCACTTCATTCGTATTCTTCCTGGAGACAAAGTAACTGTCGAACTATCGCCTTACGATTTAACTCGCGGGCGTATTACGTACCGTTACAAATAA
- a CDS encoding 50S ribosomal protein L36: MKVRPSVKPICEKCKVIRRKGNVMVICENPKHKQKQG, translated from the coding sequence ATGAAAGTAAGACCGTCGGTAAAACCGATTTGCGAGAAATGCAAAGTTATCCGTCGCAAAGGTAACGTTATGGTTATTTGTGAAAATCCAAAACATAAGCAAAAACAAGGATAA
- a CDS encoding 30S ribosomal protein S13, with protein sequence MARIAGVDLPREKRVEIALTYIFGIGRSTSQRILAEAGVDANARVRDLTEEEVNKLREFIDKNIKVEGDLRREISLNIKRLMEIGCFRGIRHRRGLPVRGQRSKTNARTRKGPRRTVANKKK encoded by the coding sequence ATGGCACGTATTGCAGGCGTCGACTTGCCTCGTGAAAAACGAGTGGAAATCGCACTTACCTATATCTTCGGTATCGGTCGCTCTACTTCCCAACGCATTCTAGCGGAAGCTGGCGTAGATGCTAATGCTCGTGTTCGTGATTTGACTGAAGAAGAAGTTAACAAACTTCGTGAATTCATCGATAAGAACATCAAAGTTGAGGGTGACCTTCGTCGTGAGATCTCTCTTAACATCAAACGCTTGATGGAAATTGGCTGCTTCCGTGGTATCCGCCACCGTCGTGGATTGCCAGTTCGTGGTCAACGTTCTAAAACAAATGCTCGTACACGTAAAGGTCCTCGTCGTACAGTAGCGAACAAGAAGAAGTAA
- a CDS encoding 30S ribosomal protein S11 — MAKRKQVATRTRRRDRKNVEVGVAHIRSTFNNTIVTITDPHGNAISWSSAGALGFRGSRKSTPFAAQMAAETAAKTAMDHGMRSLEVLVKGPGAGREAAIRSLQAAGLEVNMIKDVTPIPHNGCRPPKRRRV; from the coding sequence ATGGCTAAAAGAAAACAAGTTGCGACTCGTACACGTCGTCGCGATCGTAAAAACGTTGAAGTTGGCGTAGCACATATCCGTTCTACATTCAACAACACTATCGTTACGATCACTGACCCTCATGGCAACGCAATCTCTTGGTCCAGTGCTGGTGCCCTCGGCTTCAGAGGTTCCCGTAAGAGCACTCCATTTGCAGCGCAAATGGCTGCTGAAACTGCAGCAAAAACTGCAATGGATCATGGAATGCGTTCTTTGGAAGTACTAGTTAAAGGTCCTGGTGCTGGTCGCGAGGCTGCTATCCGTTCATTGCAAGCTGCTGGTTTGGAAGTTAACATGATTAAAGATGTTACCCCAATCCCACACAACGGCTGCCGTCCACCAAAACGTCGCCGCGTGTAG
- a CDS encoding DNA-directed RNA polymerase subunit alpha encodes MIEIEKPRIEVVELDDDNLYGKFVVEPLERGYGTTLGNSLRRILLSSLPGAAVTSVQIDGVLHEFSTIEGVVEDVTEIILNIKGLALKIHSDEEKILEIDAEGEGVVKAGDIRADSDVEILNPDLHIATLANGGRLHIRMTAGRGRGYVQADGNKSEDQPIGVIPIDSIYTPIKRVNYQVENTRVGQMTNYDKLTLEVWTNGSIRPEEAVSLGAKIMTEHLNLFVGLTDEAKDAEIMVEKEEDKKEKVLEMTIEELDLSVRSYNCLKRAGINTVQELTQKSEEDMMKVRNLGRKSLEEVQEKLQELGLGLRNDD; translated from the coding sequence ATGATAGAAATAGAAAAACCTAGAATTGAGGTTGTGGAGTTAGACGACGACAACTTGTACGGCAAATTCGTCGTTGAACCCCTTGAGCGTGGTTACGGTACAACCCTTGGCAATTCACTCAGACGGATTCTGCTGTCTTCTTTGCCAGGCGCGGCGGTCACTTCAGTTCAAATTGACGGTGTACTGCACGAATTCTCGACAATCGAAGGAGTCGTGGAGGACGTAACCGAAATCATCCTCAACATCAAGGGTCTTGCGCTTAAGATCCATTCTGATGAAGAAAAAATCCTTGAGATTGATGCAGAAGGCGAAGGCGTTGTGAAAGCAGGAGATATTCGTGCTGATAGTGATGTGGAGATTTTAAACCCTGATCTGCATATCGCAACGTTAGCAAATGGCGGTCGTCTGCATATTCGCATGACAGCAGGGCGCGGTCGTGGGTATGTTCAAGCAGATGGCAATAAATCTGAGGATCAACCAATTGGAGTTATTCCAATTGATTCCATTTATACACCAATCAAACGTGTTAACTATCAAGTTGAGAATACCCGTGTTGGGCAAATGACCAACTATGATAAATTAACATTGGAAGTTTGGACAAATGGAAGCATCCGCCCTGAGGAAGCTGTTAGCCTTGGAGCCAAAATCATGACGGAACATCTTAACTTATTTGTTGGTTTAACTGACGAAGCAAAAGATGCTGAAATCATGGTCGAGAAAGAAGAAGATAAGAAAGAAAAAGTCTTGGAGATGACTATCGAAGAGCTTGATCTTTCTGTTCGCTCTTACAACTGCTTGAAACGCGCTGGTATCAACACGGTTCAAGAGTTAACTCAGAAGTCTGAAGAAGATATGATGAAAGTTCGTAACTTGGGACGTAAATCTTTAGAAGAAGTTCAAGAAAAACTTCAAGAACTTGGTCTAGGACTGCGTAACGACGACTAA
- a CDS encoding 50S ribosomal protein L17, with product MAYRKLGRRSAARKALFRDLVTDLIINERIETTEMKAKELRSIADKMVTLAKRGDLHARRQVAAFVRNEIATEEGKTAVQKLFDDIAPRFAERNGGYTRILKVGPRRGDAAPMAYIELVE from the coding sequence ATGGCATACCGTAAACTGGGACGTCGTAGTGCGGCTCGTAAAGCTCTGTTCCGCGATTTGGTAACAGATCTTATCATCAACGAGCGCATTGAAACGACTGAAATGAAAGCGAAAGAACTACGTTCTATCGCTGATAAAATGGTCACTCTTGCAAAACGCGGTGATCTTCATGCACGTCGTCAAGTAGCTGCTTTCGTTCGTAACGAAATCGCTACTGAGGAAGGCAAAACAGCTGTTCAAAAACTTTTCGATGATATCGCACCACGTTTCGCTGAGCGTAATGGTGGATACACTCGTATCCTAAAGGTTGGTCCTCGCCGTGGCGATGCTGCACCAATGGCTTATATCGAATTAGTTGAATAG
- a CDS encoding energy-coupling factor transporter ATPase, whose amino-acid sequence MRTLKEQSNMIRASALTFQYHSDQEETSPVVRGIDFSIQEGSFVSIIGHNGSGKSTLAKLMNALLVPTAGVLTVTGFSTNDEERLWDIRQQVGMVFQNPDNQIVGTIVEDDVAFGLENLGIDPKEMRKRIDESLESVKMTAYLKSQPQRLSGGQKQRIAIAGILAMRPSIIILDEATAMLDPQGRKEVIQLVHRLNREEGLTIVNITHFPEETLESDRIIVMDQGKIYADGAPVEVYADVEGLKSIGLDVPFAGRLRHTLGHQGIKLPAVLDQEELVDELCKYLLKM is encoded by the coding sequence GTGAGGACTTTGAAGGAACAATCTAACATGATTCGGGCTAGTGCGCTTACCTTTCAATATCACTCGGATCAAGAAGAAACATCCCCCGTGGTAAGAGGTATAGACTTTTCTATTCAGGAAGGCTCTTTTGTTTCGATCATTGGACATAATGGCTCTGGCAAATCGACGTTAGCAAAGCTTATGAATGCTTTGTTGGTACCGACTGCAGGGGTACTGACGGTCACTGGATTTTCTACTAACGATGAGGAACGGTTATGGGACATCAGACAACAGGTAGGTATGGTGTTTCAAAATCCTGATAATCAAATCGTTGGTACGATTGTCGAGGATGACGTAGCCTTTGGGCTAGAGAATCTTGGGATTGATCCAAAAGAGATGCGTAAACGTATTGATGAATCCTTGGAGTCAGTTAAAATGACAGCTTACCTGAAAAGCCAACCGCAACGTCTGTCCGGTGGGCAGAAGCAGCGTATAGCGATTGCTGGAATTTTGGCCATGCGCCCATCCATTATTATTTTGGATGAAGCCACTGCCATGCTGGACCCACAAGGAAGAAAAGAGGTTATTCAATTGGTTCATCGATTGAATCGAGAAGAAGGCCTCACAATCGTAAATATTACGCATTTTCCTGAGGAGACATTAGAGTCTGATCGTATTATTGTGATGGATCAGGGGAAGATTTATGCAGATGGTGCCCCTGTTGAAGTGTATGCTGATGTAGAGGGGCTAAAATCTATTGGATTGGATGTTCCCTTTGCAGGAAGGCTACGTCACACCTTAGGACATCAAGGTATAAAACTTCCGGCTGTACTGGATCAAGAGGAGTTGGTTGACGAATTATGCAAATATCTTTTGAAAATGTGA